The Lactobacillus sp. CBA3605 genome contains a region encoding:
- a CDS encoding gamma-glutamyl-gamma-aminobutyrate hydrolase family protein, which produces MTKPIIGIAPGVLTVDSHMFPGRQRDYVNRDYLQSVTANGGVPLILPVTADAAMIQQYSQLIDGLLLCGGQDIDPLNYGEEPLAELGEIDPQRDQYEMALVRATHAAHKPVLGICRGLQLLNTLYGGTLYQDVADMPAGEGTIKHMQAQLPAYGIHHIQVAASSQLAAYLGQTKLTVNSFHHQTLNKIAPGFNVVATAPDQVVEAIEATTGGLQLGVQWHPEMMQPTNPVMSQLFAKFINTSAV; this is translated from the coding sequence ATGACAAAACCAATTATTGGGATTGCACCGGGTGTTTTAACAGTGGATAGCCATATGTTTCCCGGGCGACAACGTGATTATGTCAATCGCGATTATTTACAATCAGTAACGGCCAATGGCGGCGTGCCGTTGATTTTACCGGTGACAGCTGATGCGGCGATGATTCAACAGTATAGTCAGTTAATTGATGGTTTATTGTTGTGTGGGGGACAAGATATTGATCCGCTCAATTATGGTGAAGAACCGTTGGCTGAGCTCGGTGAGATTGACCCACAACGTGATCAATATGAAATGGCATTAGTGCGTGCCACACATGCGGCACATAAGCCAGTGTTGGGTATTTGTCGGGGACTGCAACTTTTGAATACGTTATATGGTGGCACGTTGTACCAAGATGTAGCGGATATGCCTGCTGGTGAAGGAACCATCAAACATATGCAAGCCCAGTTGCCGGCCTATGGCATACATCATATCCAGGTTGCTGCGTCGTCACAATTGGCGGCTTATTTGGGGCAAACAAAGCTAACCGTTAACTCGTTTCATCATCAAACGTTAAACAAAATTGCACCAGGGTTTAACGTGGTGGCTACAGCACCGGACCAAGTTGTTGAAGCCATTGAGGCAACGACGGGCGGACTACAGTTGGGTGTTCAATGGCATCCGGAAATGATGCAACCGACTAATCCGGTAATGTCACAATTGTTTGCTAAGTTTATTAACACTAGTGCTGTGTAA
- the thiE gene encoding thiamine phosphate synthase, giving the protein MRLDFEPAQLRAYLVAGTQDVPGQDLRQVLQKALVAGITAFQYRDKGTSQLTASQRYELGLTLRAACAQAQVPFIVDDDVELALALKADGVHVGQTDHQIQQVLQQVAGKLFVGLSCTTLTEVRTANQLSDLAYLGSGPVFPTRSKRDAAPVIGLAGLTQLVQAASHPVVAIGGITAPQLRPIAQTGAVGSAVISLITQSSDYPATVQAMLAATM; this is encoded by the coding sequence ATGAGGCTTGATTTTGAACCAGCGCAGCTACGGGCTTACTTGGTTGCAGGTACTCAGGATGTTCCAGGTCAGGATTTACGACAAGTGTTGCAAAAAGCGTTAGTTGCGGGAATTACAGCTTTCCAGTATCGAGATAAAGGGACTAGCCAGTTAACCGCTAGTCAGCGTTACGAGTTAGGCCTGACATTACGTGCTGCTTGTGCACAAGCGCAAGTGCCGTTTATTGTGGATGATGATGTTGAGCTGGCTTTGGCATTGAAGGCCGATGGTGTGCATGTCGGCCAAACGGATCATCAGATTCAACAAGTCTTACAACAGGTAGCCGGAAAGCTGTTTGTGGGGTTGTCATGTACGACCCTAACTGAGGTTCGAACTGCTAATCAGCTTTCAGATTTGGCCTATTTAGGCAGTGGACCAGTCTTTCCAACGCGGTCTAAACGCGATGCTGCCCCAGTAATTGGTTTAGCTGGGCTAACTCAATTGGTTCAAGCTGCCAGTCATCCGGTTGTTGCAATTGGTGGTATTACTGCACCGCAACTAAGGCCAATAGCACAAACTGGGGCCGTTGGGTCAGCGGTGATTTCGTTAATCACTCAAAGCTCGGACTATCCGGCAACAGTTCAGGCCATGTTAGCGGCAACGATGTAA